Below is a genomic region from Streptomyces sp. NBC_00461.
AATCGGTCTCGACATCGTCGTACGGAGACAGAAGAGGAACAGGCACCTCACCCCGCTCGCCCGTGAACTCCTTTGACTCCTGTGCCCAAGCCTCATCGATCTCCTGCACTTCGAGAGCGAGCTCTCGAATCCGGGCCATGCGATGCGAGTCGGTCACCATGCCGCCGTGGTCGGGGCCGTCCCTCCTTTCGCTGAGCCGTTCCGGAGGGCTCCCCACCGCAGAACTTGGCATGGCGCGCCTCCGTTTCGCGAAGCCAGCACCTCGAAGCCGGTCTGAGCACTGTCCAGAACCTCGTCCTCGTCGCAGCCATGCCCGAAGACGACGGAGGAAGTTCGTGATGACATCGATCACCACCTCTTGAGCCACCGTCCTACTCAACCTGCTCAGGTCCGCTTCGCAGGAGCGCTTCGCCTCTGCGTGGAGGTTCGACAACGCTTCTGCCCGCATGACACCGGCTCCGTCCACATGGCCGTTCGGCCTGGTGAGCCCCGTCGCCAGCTCACACCAGGTCACCTTCCGATCGGGGTGAAGCAAGACGCCCCAGCGGTCGGCGACCCCGGCGACCAGAGCCATGCCTCGTCCGCCCTCGGAGTCGGAGCTCGCGTCGACGAGGGTGGGTAGGGCTCGCGTATCGGGATCGTGGACCTCGATGCGCAGGTGGGTGCCGTTCATGGAGACGACGAGCATGGCCGGGGTGCCGCGGCCGACGTGCGTGATGACATTGGCCACCAACTCGCTTACGCAGAGCTGCGCTTCGTCGGCGACGTCATCCAGTCCCCACATCCCTAGGTGCAGCCGCATGATGCGCCGCAAGGCACCCACTTCCTCGGGTTCGGCCGTGAAGGCCAGGTCCCAGGGCTTTCGAGACATACACGGTTCCTGGACCACGCAGACCCCTCTCGTTGCACGCCCACTCCACGCGATGAGCGGAGCGTTACGCACCCTCACGGTGAGTGGCGTTATGAATCAGGGTGACGCGCGCCTATCCCGTTGTGCAATGTGCAGGAAGAGATTCCCACTTCTGAGTGATTGGCAGGCAGACACCTTGGCGCGAGACTGAACACCCGCTAATCAATGGAGGGTTGAGATGGCCGGATCACCCACGGCACGCCGTCGCCGTCTCTCGATCGAGCTCAAGAAGCTCCGCGAGATGAACTCACGCACCTGCGCGCAGGTCGGCGAGGCCCTGGACTGGAGCGGCTCCAAGGTCAATCGCATGGAGACGGGCAGCGGCCGGGTCCAACCCTCGGACATCGATGCCCTCTGCCGTTTTTACGACACCACCGACGAACTCCGCGACTTCCTCAAATCACTCGCTCGGGAGGCCAAGACGCGTGGCTGGTGGCAGGTGCACGGCTCCGGTGTCCCCGAGTGGTTCAACATCTACATCGGGCTGGAGCAGGAAGCCTCCACGTTCCGCCAGTACCAGTGCGAGCTGATCCCCGGCCTCATGCAGACCGAGGCGTACACGTGTGAGCTTCACAAGACGGGGGCTCACATGTCGGCCGAGGACATCAACAGGGCAGTCCGTGTACGCATGGAACGCCAGGCCCTACTGACGCGGGCCGGAGCGCCCGACGCCTGGTTCATCGTGAACGAGGGCGCCTTGCGCAACGTCATCGGGGACCCGGCGCTGATGCGTGAACAGCTTGAACGCGCTTTGGAGACGGCCGAGTTGCCAAGTGTGACCTTGCAAGTCCTCCCCTTCGACTCAGGAACCTATCCGGCCACCGGCTCCTTCACGATGCTCGGCTTCCCCGACCAGGAAGACCCTGACCTGGTGTACCGGGACGGCATCACCGATGCCGTCTACTTGGAGGGCGAGCATCATGTTCGTGAGTACACAAGGGCGTTCGACGGCTTGCGAGCCGCTGCCCTCAGTCCTCAGCGTTCCACCCAGCTGATCAACTCCATCCTGAAGGAACACACAAGGTGAGCATTGCAGAGCCCCCGGACGACGGCCGCCTGATGTGGTTCACGTCTACGTACAGCAATGGCGCGGGGGGTGAGTGCGTCGAGTGCGCCCTGGTCGATGAGAGCGCTCTTGTACGCGACTCCAAAAGCGCGAAGGATCCTGTGGTGCCGGTGGTCACGATCCGAAGTGGTGCGTGGTCTTCCTTCGTGCAGGCCTTGAAGGACTTCAAGTTGACCTAGCCGCCAAGACGCCCCGCACTTTCGCAAACCTGACATTCGGTCGATCGTTCCTGCCCGGCACGCCGGTTCAGTCTGACGTGAGATCGGACCGCATACCGTGCGAAGGACGTTGAGTGCGCTTGTGCAGCAGCATTCGTGACACACAACCGAAGAAGCCGAACCAACAACCAACAAGGCAGTCGGATTGCCCTTTGCCCGGAGCATGGCCTCCGTAGGCTTCCGCAGGTGATTGAGACCATCGTCCTCGACATCGGCGAGACCATCACCCACGACGACCGCTACTGGCACTCGTGGGCCGACTGGCTAGATGTTCCCCGGCACACGCTCTCTGCCCTCGTCGGTGCCGTCGTCGCTCAGGGGCGTGACAACGCCGACGCTGTACGACTCGCCCGACCCGGTATCGACATCGCTACCGAGTACAGCGCTCGCGAAGCCGCGGGACAGGGTGAGTTCCTTGACGAGTCGGATCTGTACGACGACGTCCGGCCGGCGCTGTCCGCGCTCCGCAAGCTCGGCGTCCGCGTCATCGTCGCCGGAAA
It encodes:
- a CDS encoding DUF397 domain-containing protein, giving the protein MWFTSTYSNGAGGECVECALVDESALVRDSKSAKDPVVPVVTIRSGAWSSFVQALKDFKLT
- a CDS encoding helix-turn-helix domain-containing protein gives rise to the protein MAGSPTARRRRLSIELKKLREMNSRTCAQVGEALDWSGSKVNRMETGSGRVQPSDIDALCRFYDTTDELRDFLKSLAREAKTRGWWQVHGSGVPEWFNIYIGLEQEASTFRQYQCELIPGLMQTEAYTCELHKTGAHMSAEDINRAVRVRMERQALLTRAGAPDAWFIVNEGALRNVIGDPALMREQLERALETAELPSVTLQVLPFDSGTYPATGSFTMLGFPDQEDPDLVYRDGITDAVYLEGEHHVREYTRAFDGLRAAALSPQRSTQLINSILKEHTR